From the Psilocybe cubensis strain MGC-MH-2018 chromosome 9, whole genome shotgun sequence genome, one window contains:
- a CDS encoding Adenosylhomocysteinase encodes MVFKVADVSLAAFGRKEIEIAENEMPGLMYLRGKYGPSQPLKGARIAGCLHMTIQTAVLIETLTALGAEVTWSSCNIFSTQDHAAAAIAATGVPVFAWKGETEEEYLWCIEQTLAGFKDGKALNMILDDGGDLTTLVHEKYPQYLSDIRGVSEETTTGVHHLYKAFRDGKLKIPAINVNDSVTKSKFDNYYGCRESLVDGIKRATDVMLAGKVAVVAGFGDVGKGCAESLKSYGARVLITEIDPINALQAAMAGYEVTTMEDAAPRANVFVTTTGNRDIITGAHFNVMPEDAIVCNIGHFDVEIDVAWLKANAVSVSNVKPQVDRFTMASGRHIILLAEGRLVNLGCATGHPSFVMSCSFANQVLAQIALWTTPEKFPLGVHMLPKELDEEVARAHLAQLNVKLTVLSETQSKYLDIPVQGPYKPSHYRY; translated from the exons ATGGTCTTCAAAGTCGCTG ATGTGTCTCTTGCTGCTTTCGGTCGCAAGGAGATTGAAATCGCAGAG AATGAGATGCCAGGGCTCATGTACCTCAGGGGAAAG TACGGTCCATCTCAACCCCTGAAGGGTGCTCGCATTGCTGGATGCCTCCACAT GACCATCCAAACTGCTGTTCTCATCGAGACTCTCACTGCTCTCGGTGCTGAGGTTACATGGTCGTCCTGC AACATCTTCTCAACTCAGGAtcatgctgctgctgc AATTGCTGCTACTGGTGTTCCTGTCTTCGCCTGGAAGGGCGAGACCGAGGAGGAATACCTCTGGTGTATCGAGCAAACCCTTGCTGGTTTCAAGGATGGCAAAGCCCTCAACATGATCCTTGATGACGGTGGTGATTTGACCACCCTTGTCCATGAGAAATACCCCCAATACCTCTCTG ATATCCGCGGAGTCTCTGAAGAGACTACCACCGGTGTTCACCACCTGTACAAAGCCTTCCGTGATGGAAAGCTTAAAATTCCTGCCATCAATGTTAACGATTCGGTCaccaaatccaaattcgaCAACTACTACGGCTGCCGTGAATCACTCGTCGATGGTATCAAGCGTGCTACCGATGTTATGCTTGCTGGAAAGGTTGCCGTCGTTGCTGGCTTCGGTGATGTTGGAAAAGGA TGTGCCGAGTCCCTCAAGTCGTACGGTGCCCGTGTCCTGATCACCGAGATCGACCCCATCAACGCCCTCCAAGCTGCCATGGCCGGATACGAAGTCACGACTATGGAGGACGCCGCTCCCCGTGCTAATGTCTTTGTTACCACCACTGGTAACAGGGATATCATCACTGGTGCCCACTTTAATGTCATGCCTGAGGATGCCATCGTCTGCAA CATCGGTCACTTCGATGTCGAGATCGATGTTGCTTGGCTCAAGGCCAACGCGGTCTCAGTCTCCAACGTCAAGCCTCAGGTCGATCGCTTCACCATGGCCTCCGGCCGTCACATCATCCTCCTCGCTGAAGGCCGTCTCGTCAACTTGGG ATGTGCTACTGGACACCCCTCCTTCGTCATGTCTTGCTCTTTCGCAAACCAGGTTCTTGCTCAGATCGCTCTCTGGACCACCCCCGAGAAGTTCCCCCTCGGTGTGCACATGCTGCCCAAGGAGCTCGATGAGGAGGTTGCCCGTGCCCACTTGGCACAACTCAATGTGAAACTCACCGTCCTCAGCGAGACTCAGTCTAAGTATTTGGATATCCCTGTCCAGGGCCCCTACAAGCCT TCTCACTACCGTTACTAA
- a CDS encoding Glutathione S-transferase 3 encodes MLTVHHLNNSRSQRILWLLEELEIPYELKKYQRTPDGLAPPELIAISPLGKSPLITDGDVTLAESGAIIDYIIATYGNGRAVAQQSGYIHNLYFSHYAEGSLMPVLILKFIFTIVPKKSPFLIRPFLSFIFRQLDKQLAEPQITQHLKMIEEHLAKSKSTWFAGGEEPTAADYQMAFPLEAVASEIPNFVVNSPHIKKYVETVHSRPAYKRAIEKGGKYSYAKL; translated from the exons ATGCTGACTGTTCATCACTTGAATAACTCTCGTTCTCAACGGATTCTATGGCTACTT GAGGAATTGGAAATCCCGTACGAGTTGAAGAAATACCAACGAACCCCTGATGGTTTGGCGCCCCCGGAACTCATAGCCATAAGTCCTCTGGGGAAATCGCCGCTCATTACGGATGGCGATGTCACCCTCGCAGAAAGCGGCGCCATCATTG ACTACATCATTGCCACATATGGTAATGGTAGAGCCGTCGCTCAACAGTCGGGATATATACACAATCTCTATT TCAGCCACTATGCAGAAGGTTCCCTGATGCCTGTTTTAATCCTCAAATTCATCTTTACAATTGTGCCCAAGAAATCACCTTTCTTGATTAGACCATTTCTTAGTTTCATCTTTCGCCAACTCGACAAACAGCTCGCAGAGCCCCAGATCACACAGCATCTCAAAATG ATCGAGGAACACCTGGCAAAATCGAAATCTACCTGGTTCGCCGGTGGAGAAGAGCCCACT GCCGCAGACTATCAGATGGCCTTCCCCCTTGAGGCAGTTGCGTCAGAAATTCCAAACTTTGTCGTAAACAGTCCGCACATCAAGAAATACGTGGAAACTGTTCACAGTCG ACCGGCTTATAAAAGG GCGATTGAAAAGGGTGGAAAGTACTCGTATGCAAAACTTTGA
- a CDS encoding Aromatic peroxygenase, with the protein MENDVATLVTYAAFLVDGNVITNLLSIGGKTSFTGPDPPAPAIVGGLNTHAVFEADWQPLVIQLISFFGNNHDFNETLFDQFVDFSNRFGAGKFNYTVAAELRAERIKQSIATNPTFSFVSPRYYTAFAESTFPVNFFIDGRRTDGQLDMTTARGFFQDSRMPDGFFRHNGSIGIDGLGQVFNPHPIAPGRNVNGVNTYTLDPTSADFTDFCLLYTNFVNETVRNLYPNPTGILRQALNTNLGFLFQTGFEDSGCVQIFPFGQD; encoded by the exons ATGGAAAACGACGTAGCTACGCTCGTTACCTACGCCGCTTTTCTTGTTGACGGAAATGTTATTACAAACCTTCTGAGCATCGGAGGAAAGACTTCATTCACGGGTCCGGACCCACCCGCCCCAGCAATTGTGGGAGGTCTAAACACTCATGCTGTGTTCGAAG CTGATTGGCAACCTCTTGTTATCCAgctgatttctttttttggaaATAATCACGACTTCAATGAAACACTCTTTGACCAA TTTGTAGACTTTAGCAACCGCTTTGGCGCCGGAAAATTCAATTACACAGTCGCAGCAGAGCTCAGAGCCGAACGTATCAAACAATCAATCGCAACCAATCCCACCTTCTCCTTTGTCTCTCCGCGCTACTACACCGCCTTTGCCGAGTCCACTTTTCCTGTCAACTTTTTCATCGACGGCCGGCGCACAGATGGGCAACTAGATATGACCACAGCGCGTGGGTTCTTCCAGGACTCACGCATGCCCGACGGGTTCTTTCGACACAACGGGAGCATAGGCATCGATGGCCTAGGTCAAGTTTTCAATCCTCATCCTATCGCACCAGGCAGGAACGTGAATGGAGTTAATACCTACACTCTCGACCCCACTTCCGCTGATTTTACCGACTTCTGCCTTCTCTACACCAACTTTGTCAACGAGACTGTCAGGAATTTATATCCAAACCCAACAGGCATCTTGCGACAGGCTTTAAACACCAATCTGGGCTTCTTGTTCCAAACCGGCTTCGAGGACTCTGGATGTGTTCAAATATTTCCTTTTGGGCAGGATTAA